In Akkermansia muciniphila ATCC BAA-835, the genomic stretch TGCAACATACGCTGAAATGTTAAGATGGAACATCGCGCGTACCGCGCTTCATAGGATATATTCCTCTACCTGCATCTTACCATATCCTATTGTCAGTCATCGCTGCCACTAAATCCACAATTATCAGCGTGCTGACAGTCTGATATAATCATCTGCGTACCAAGGAATATCCTTTCTTTCATTGAGCCATATACAGCAGCCATTCAATCCTTTGCAAACCGTTGAGCATCGCTTCCTTAGTGCGGGTTGTTATCGGTCTGCGTCTGCCGTTATCTTAGGCTCTCTCATAGTATTCCGGGCGGCTTCAGCCGGTCGTGTTGGTAAGTATGAACACAAAAAAGTGTAGCACAGTCAGGAGCATCATTCCAATCCGATATATAAAAGTTGAATGTGTCGGACGGTGGCTCTGCCATCTTGTGTTATATAAAGATACGAAATATTTTTCGTATTTCCAAATTTTTAGATCCCTCGACCGAAGAAAGTGCGATTTTGCCGCATTTTCCGCATCATACGACACGGCGGCAACTGCCGACAATATGCCTTGAACCAAAGATGATAACGGTGCAATGTCGCAGGTTCGTTCCCGCACACCATATGTTTCGCTCGGCAAGCGTCGGCGCACTTTGAGCAGTGCGTGAGTCATTTGTCCTCGAAGCCGGGGACTTGGGTTATGGTCTGCCCTTGTACGGGACTTTTTAGGCACAATCCATGCTGTTTGACCGTCACCGCAGAGCTTCGATGTATAATTCCATCCGTTGATGATGGTGTGTAATTGCTCCGCTGGGTCGCATGATGTGCCATCACAAAATACAAAACAGAGGAATGTTTCAAAAAGTTCAGCCAATCAGAAAGATTTTTCTTTCGGCGAAAAAATCTGATTACCGATACAGCCTGACATTTGAAACGCCCCGGAATTGCGATGCAAAGATAGTAGCGATAATCGAAGCCTCCAAATAATCAGATGCCCGGTATCGCTTCAGGTTGTACAAGTATTGCCTAATATCGCTTTTAGCTCACCATCTCCACTGTACCGCAAAGATAATATGTCTGGATCTAAACCACCAAATTTTTAGTCCCACTATCCGTGAATCTCCGTTATACTTCCGAGGTTCAGCCAAAAACTTCCGACCCATTTCCGAATACCGCTTTCTTCCGGCAATTCTAAAACGAATATGTCCTTCACAATATCTTGCGGAGTACGGATCACTTGTCCCTTTTCAGCCAACTCCAAAACGCCTATTTTTATACTGACTTTGAGCAAGCCGCATAAAAAGGCCTGAATCTATATGTCGTCGGAGAGTTCGCCCCCCCAATGCTGTGATAAACATTCATTTTCATAGAATTGATGTTCAAGCCTATCATCCAGCTCTAAAAGCTCCCACTAATGAGACCAATATCATTAACTTTACTTCCAAATTTATATTCAAACTAGATCTGGAAGTAAATCACTGGTAATCAATCACAATTACACTTTCTCTTAGTTTGCCGATTTTATCACTTTGCTGTGGGCTGGTTTTTAAATCCCTCGCTTTTCTTATTTCGCGAACCTTAAATCCACAAGATTCTGCTATGTCAGCAATGATATAATCAACAGGAACTTCAACTCCATAGTAAGCAGAATTAGCCACATTGAAATATATGACACCCCCTTTATGCATTTTCTTTGCAAATTCCGAGAATAAAAATTGCATATCCTCAAAATAGGCACATATCATATTTGTAATATCTGTATTCCATGTATTTAACTCTTTATTAGACATCTCTAGAAGGCTATTCTTAAGTCTTTCATTTGCTATCGGAAAGACTTTTCCATATGGAACTTGAACATGAGAACGTAATGTGTTTTTACGTAATTCACGAAGTTCCTCATAAGAGTTAATTAATTGTAAAACTTTTAGCTCTAACATATAAATATCCGTGTAATCTCTGGAGTTTAGATAGGGTGGAGAAGTAATAATCAAATCCACTTCTCTATCTGGAACCTGTTGTATGTTTTTCCGAACATCTCCCAAATAGCATATCTCAGAATTTTGTACAGATGGATTCTGTTTGGAAATGATTCTAATATCTTCTGTAAAAATTGAATTTAATCTGTCCAGAAAAAAATTATGAATATCTTTTCTACTAAAGATTCTAGTTTCCCATCCTTTCTTGTACGACAAGCACTTGCCATTACGAAACATATTGCTTGCTTGAATGATAATCGAAGCCAATGCGATTGTAAATAAATTCTTATAATCATCATTATCAACAATCGTTCTAATGGCATGTCTTACATCAAGTATTCCATCTATAGCAGTGTCGTGAAAATTCCACTTCTTACTCTGCTCTTTTTTTACAATCGTATCGCCAAAAGGTAATGATTCTATTTTACGTATATTTCGACTTGTACGTGACAGCTTCTTTGTTACGGCTTTAACATAATACGTAAAGGTATCGACATTATATTTTCTACCCAATTTGACCGTTGATAGGAGATGCATAAAAGGACTGACCTCAAAAGAATAGCACTTTATTCCGTGGTTTTGCAGTTCAACAGGAGTTGTTCCGCTACCACAGAAAGGCTCTAATGCACAGGTTGGCGCAAAAGGTAATTCGCCTAGTATGTCTTCAATAAACTCCTTAGAATATCCTTCCACAAAAGGGTACCAACGATGTACAAAAACATTCTTGTTTTTGTCAAATTGCATAACCGAATGGTATTTTTCTGTGCAATCTATGAATTTATAGTCTTTGTACATAGTTGTTAATTATTCAGTTGGGATGTTCATTTATTACTCTAAAATCATCTAATTTAATGTGTCTGTAATAAGCTGGTCTATCTTTCTTAGGTATTTGATCGATGGTCATGTCTATTCCTGTGTCAGGAAGTTCTTCGTCTCTAGCATCAAATACTGCTAAATACCCCAACTTGAAATCTTTTTCCTCGGCCAACAATTCTGTTATGTAAGAGGTTGATTGTTTAAATGCATCAGGGACAATACGCGGTTTGGCACTATATGTGGTTCCTATTTTCTTGCCTAAATGATGAACACTAGTACCTACCCACTTGACTTCTATAAAATACAATCCCTCGCCATCTTCATCAATCATAGCAATATCCAATCTCTTCAAACTTTCTAACATGACCTCTTTCTGCACGAAGAAAACTTTTAATTTTTCCTTTAAGAACATACGTAAATCATCCCTAAAACAATCTTCTGGAGTATTTCTGAGTAATTGCTTATTGGCTTTGATAAACTGTTCTTCATTAAGTTCTGATTTCAAATCGGTTCGTAAAGATTTTAAATGACTTTTCTCAACAAAGAATTTAGAATAGGTATCTCTGAGTTTTAAGTGTTTTCTATATTCCTCAAGTACTCTCGGCAATTCTGAAATAGGCTTTTTACTATTGAATGAGTGTAAGGCCGAGCTTTCATAAAAAATGGAATCACCACCGTCGCGGCCGTTAACAAAATAATTAATAATGCCTTCTGAAGTCACCATAAATACAACGATACCATTCTTTGACATTTGTGTGAAAATACGTCTAGTTTCGTTGTTATCTTTGTGCAATTCGTTATCAAATTCTTGAATATTAAAATTAGAATCAATGACAATGTGGCGATTCTGAACAAACGTTGGGTCTGTAAACAACTGTTCAATAGCACTATCTGCATTATTTGTAAGATTCTGTAAGTCTTCTTCTGATATGACAATATACTTAAAACTATTGTCTGGGTGTTTATCGCACATTGTTTTTATGAGCGACTGCATAAGCTTGAAATTGTCAGTAGCTTCCAATCCATTCAATGCCGCGTCCACTATAGCTTCTTGATTACGTTTTAGCAAATCTTTAAAGTTTGCATTTTGGCTGAATCTTGTTTTCATAACCTGCTACTTTATAATTTCGCTAAAAACATACTCAAAATATAACTCTATGTATTTTTCATCGCTGATAGCTGATGCGTCGT encodes the following:
- a CDS encoding DNA modification methylase produces the protein MYKDYKFIDCTEKYHSVMQFDKNKNVFVHRWYPFVEGYSKEFIEDILGELPFAPTCALEPFCGSGTTPVELQNHGIKCYSFEVSPFMHLLSTVKLGRKYNVDTFTYYVKAVTKKLSRTSRNIRKIESLPFGDTIVKKEQSKKWNFHDTAIDGILDVRHAIRTIVDNDDYKNLFTIALASIIIQASNMFRNGKCLSYKKGWETRIFSRKDIHNFFLDRLNSIFTEDIRIISKQNPSVQNSEICYLGDVRKNIQQVPDREVDLIITSPPYLNSRDYTDIYMLELKVLQLINSYEELRELRKNTLRSHVQVPYGKVFPIANERLKNSLLEMSNKELNTWNTDITNMICAYFEDMQFLFSEFAKKMHKGGVIYFNVANSAYYGVEVPVDYIIADIAESCGFKVREIRKARDLKTSPQQSDKIGKLRESVIVIDYQ